Proteins encoded in a region of the Salipiger sp. CCB-MM3 genome:
- a CDS encoding lysophospholipid acyltransferase family protein, which yields MRGGTADYLSDKALRGTIRLALTLPPALRGRMMGTLVRRLVAPLAGYRARAMANLEHVWPDMPEAEKRRIADQVADNAGRTMIENYDVAGLLERMKDTPVTGEGVAAIEAARAEGRPILFVTGHYGNFEAPRAALVARGWRIGGLYRPMANPFFNEHYAANMHALSDPVFEQGRRGTMGLLKHIRGGGMGVLLFDVYDSAGTSIDFLGQPAPTLTSAAEIAVKTGALFVPFFGIRKPDGVNFEAVFEAPIAHGEPVEMMREVTRRLEARIEADPGQWFWIHRRWKPKRQRKRAEKRARQHDQS from the coding sequence GTGCGCGGCGGCACGGCGGATTACCTCTCGGACAAGGCGCTGCGCGGCACCATCCGGCTGGCGCTGACGCTGCCGCCTGCGCTGCGCGGACGGATGATGGGAACGCTGGTGCGGCGCCTCGTGGCGCCGCTCGCGGGCTACCGGGCGCGCGCCATGGCCAATCTCGAACACGTCTGGCCGGATATGCCCGAGGCCGAAAAGCGCCGCATCGCCGATCAGGTGGCCGACAATGCCGGGCGCACGATGATCGAGAATTACGACGTCGCCGGACTTTTGGAGCGGATGAAGGACACGCCGGTGACCGGCGAAGGCGTCGCCGCGATCGAAGCCGCCCGCGCCGAGGGGCGCCCGATCCTCTTTGTCACCGGCCATTACGGCAACTTCGAAGCGCCGCGCGCCGCGCTGGTGGCGCGGGGCTGGCGCATCGGCGGGCTCTACCGGCCCATGGCCAACCCGTTTTTCAACGAGCACTATGCCGCCAATATGCACGCGCTGAGCGATCCGGTCTTTGAACAGGGCCGCCGCGGCACCATGGGGCTGCTCAAGCACATTCGCGGCGGCGGCATGGGCGTGCTGTTGTTCGACGTCTACGACAGCGCCGGAACCTCCATCGACTTTCTCGGCCAGCCCGCGCCCACGCTGACCTCCGCCGCCGAGATCGCGGTGAAAACCGGCGCGCTCTTTGTGCCCTTCTTCGGCATCCGCAAGCCCGACGGGGTGAACTTCGAGGCGGTGTTTGAAGCGCCCATCGCCCATGGTGAGCCGGTGGAGATGATGCGCGAGGTCACCCGTAGGCTGGAGGCGCGGATCGAGGCAGACCCGGGCCAGTGGTTCTGGATCCACCGCCGCTGGAAGCCCAAGCGCCAGCGCAAGCGGGCCGAGAAGCGCGCGCGCCAGCACGATCAGAGCTAG
- a CDS encoding DUF6314 family protein produces the protein MRRLQDFLGDWRLAREITHGDGSAARFEGQAEWRAEDGGALYVETGELIIGTGRFAAERRYRWGADLSVWFDDGRFFHQVPPGGGAAAHWCDPDQYDAEYDFSRWPEWTARWRVRGPRKDYEMLSHYRR, from the coding sequence ATGCGCAGACTCCAAGATTTCCTCGGTGACTGGCGGCTGGCGCGCGAGATCACCCATGGCGATGGCAGCGCGGCGCGTTTCGAGGGGCAGGCCGAGTGGCGCGCCGAAGACGGTGGCGCGCTCTATGTTGAGACCGGGGAGTTGATCATCGGGACCGGGCGTTTTGCCGCCGAGCGGCGCTATCGCTGGGGCGCGGATCTGTCGGTCTGGTTCGACGACGGGCGCTTTTTCCACCAAGTGCCGCCCGGCGGCGGCGCGGCGGCGCATTGGTGCGATCCCGATCAATATGATGCCGAGTATGATTTCAGCCGCTGGCCCGAGTGGACCGCCCGTTGGCGCGTGCGCGGGCCGCGCAAAGACTACGAGATGCTCAGCCACTACCGCCGCTGA
- a CDS encoding flagellar motor switch protein FliG: MSTLPSLSESQGRPGGRPPLSRRAKAAIIVQFLLNEEADVPLSALPDDLQAELTLQLGRMRYIDRATLNAVVEEFSAELDGIGLSFPGDMAGALSALDGKISARTAARLRKEAGVRQSGDPWERIGALPEARIAELASAEAIEVAAVMLSKINTAKAAAVLALMPGEQARRITYAVSMTAGVSPEAVDRIGLSLAAQLDAEPPKAFANRADERVGAILNYAASAKRDEVLEGLEETDKDFAEAVRRAIFTFADIPTRLKKVDVPKITRDVPPEVLTTAIAAATSEADLPAAEFLLENMSKRMAGALREDAAGMTVKGKKGETAMSTVVTAIRELVAVGEIELRTGEDDDD; this comes from the coding sequence ATGTCTACTCTGCCTTCCTTGTCCGAGTCCCAAGGCCGCCCCGGCGGTCGGCCGCCGCTGTCGCGCCGCGCCAAGGCGGCGATCATCGTGCAATTCCTGCTCAACGAGGAGGCCGATGTGCCGCTCTCGGCGCTGCCCGACGATCTGCAGGCCGAACTGACGCTGCAACTGGGCCGCATGCGCTATATCGACCGCGCCACGCTCAACGCCGTGGTCGAGGAGTTTTCCGCCGAACTCGACGGGATCGGCCTGTCGTTTCCCGGTGACATGGCGGGGGCGCTGTCGGCGCTTGACGGCAAGATCAGCGCCCGCACCGCCGCCCGCCTGCGCAAAGAGGCCGGGGTGCGCCAGAGCGGCGATCCATGGGAGCGGATCGGCGCCCTGCCCGAGGCGCGCATCGCCGAACTCGCCAGCGCCGAAGCGATCGAGGTGGCCGCCGTCATGCTCTCGAAGATCAACACCGCCAAGGCCGCCGCGGTGCTCGCGCTGATGCCCGGCGAGCAGGCCCGGCGCATCACCTATGCCGTGTCGATGACCGCCGGCGTCTCGCCCGAGGCGGTGGACCGCATCGGGCTCAGCCTCGCGGCGCAACTCGATGCGGAGCCGCCCAAGGCGTTTGCCAACCGCGCGGACGAGCGGGTTGGCGCCATCCTGAACTACGCCGCCTCGGCCAAGCGCGACGAGGTGCTCGAAGGGCTCGAGGAGACCGACAAGGATTTCGCCGAGGCCGTGCGCCGCGCCATCTTTACCTTCGCCGACATTCCCACGCGGTTGAAAAAGGTCGACGTGCCGAAGATCACCCGCGACGTGCCGCCCGAGGTGCTGACCACCGCCATCGCCGCGGCCACCTCCGAGGCCGATCTGCCCGCGGCGGAGTTCCTGCTGGAGAATATGTCGAAGCGTATGGCGGGCGCGCTGCGCGAGGATGCCGCCGGGATGACCGTGAAGGGCAAGAAGGGCGAAACGGCGATGAGCACGGTGGTCACCGCCATCCGCGAGTTGGTCGCCGTGGGCGAGATCGAGCTTCGAACCGGCGAGGATGACGACGACTAA
- a CDS encoding ribbon-helix-helix domain-containing protein yields the protein MTPREIGRPAKHSLTIRGHRTSVSLETPFWDEFRSIAEAEGKTLNALATEIDAQRGVEAGLASAIRVHVLEHLKARLRAAG from the coding sequence ATGACCCCCAGGGAAATCGGGCGCCCGGCGAAACACTCGCTGACCATCCGCGGCCACCGCACCTCGGTGTCGCTGGAGACGCCCTTTTGGGACGAATTCCGCAGCATCGCCGAGGCTGAGGGCAAGACGCTCAACGCCCTCGCCACAGAGATCGACGCGCAGCGCGGCGTCGAGGCGGGGCTCGCCTCGGCCATCAGGGTGCATGTGCTCGAACACCTCAAGGCACGGCTGCGGGCGGCGGGCTGA
- a CDS encoding DUF1223 domain-containing protein, with the protein MNRLTTWMAPLAMLLAGSAAEAQQDNPVLVELFTSQGCAACPPADAVLAELSNREDVIPLALHVDYWDYIGWKDDFADPGFTKRQKGYARAAGRRSLYTPQMIVNGRYDVVGSRPMKVVDAIRAASETASPAKLLVARDGDQLVIRAEPLAKLPPETVIHLVRYAPEKTVSIEDGENAGLEVTYTNIAHGWQVIGSWDGQEPYETSVPLEGDDPAVVLLQEAQFGPVLASARWKD; encoded by the coding sequence ATGAACCGACTCACGACTTGGATGGCACCTCTCGCCATGCTGCTTGCGGGCAGCGCAGCCGAGGCGCAGCAGGACAACCCGGTTCTCGTCGAGCTGTTCACCTCGCAAGGCTGTGCCGCCTGTCCACCCGCCGATGCGGTGCTTGCCGAGCTCAGCAACCGCGAGGATGTCATCCCGCTGGCGCTGCATGTGGACTATTGGGATTACATCGGCTGGAAGGATGATTTCGCCGATCCGGGCTTTACCAAGCGCCAGAAGGGCTATGCCCGCGCCGCCGGTCGCCGCTCGCTCTACACGCCGCAGATGATCGTGAACGGGCGCTACGACGTGGTTGGCTCGCGCCCGATGAAAGTGGTGGATGCGATCCGCGCCGCGTCGGAAACCGCGTCGCCCGCGAAACTTCTGGTGGCGCGCGATGGCGACCAATTGGTGATCCGCGCCGAGCCGCTGGCCAAGCTGCCGCCGGAAACGGTGATCCACCTCGTGCGCTATGCGCCGGAAAAGACCGTCTCGATCGAGGATGGCGAGAATGCCGGGCTTGAGGTGACCTACACCAATATCGCCCACGGCTGGCAGGTGATCGGCAGTTGGGACGGGCAGGAGCCCTATGAGACCTCCGTGCCCTTGGAAGGCGACGATCCGGCTGTGGTGCTTCTGCAGGAAGCCCAGTTCGGCCCGGTTCTGGCCTCGGCGCGCTGGAAAGACTGA
- the fumC gene encoding class II fumarate hydratase → MANTRTETDSFGPLEVPADKYWGAQTQRSIMNFPIGWEKQPVPIIRALGVVKKACAMANKELGNMEAEVADAIIAAAGEVIEGKFDDNFPLVVWQTGSGTQSNMNANEVISNRAIEMLGGEMGSKAPVHPNDHCNMGQSSNDTFPTAMHVGIAMQARDVLLPGLRKLHAALEAKSEEFKDIIKIGRTHTQDATPLTLGQEFGGYAHQVKKGIERVEACLGDIYELAQGGTAVGTGLNTKKGWAEMVAANMAQITDLPFVTAPNKFEALAAHDAMVMFSGALKTVAASLFKIANDMRLLGSGPRSGLGELILPENEPGSSIMPGKVNPTQAEALTMVCAHVMGNDAAVGMAGSQGHFELNVYNPMMSYNVLQSMQLLGDSASAFTDNMVVGTQANTARIDKLMKESLMLVTALAPTIGYDNATKVAKTAHKNGTTLKEEAIALGFVDEKTFDEVVRPEKMIGPKD, encoded by the coding sequence ATGGCCAACACCCGCACCGAAACCGACAGCTTCGGCCCGCTCGAGGTTCCCGCCGACAAGTACTGGGGCGCTCAGACCCAGCGGTCGATCATGAACTTCCCCATCGGCTGGGAGAAGCAGCCGGTTCCGATCATCCGCGCGCTTGGCGTGGTGAAAAAGGCCTGCGCCATGGCCAACAAGGAACTGGGCAACATGGAGGCCGAGGTCGCCGATGCGATCATCGCCGCCGCCGGTGAGGTGATCGAGGGCAAGTTCGACGACAACTTCCCGCTGGTGGTCTGGCAGACCGGCTCGGGCACGCAGTCGAACATGAACGCCAACGAGGTGATCAGCAACCGCGCGATCGAGATGCTGGGCGGCGAGATGGGCTCGAAAGCGCCCGTGCACCCCAACGACCACTGCAACATGGGACAGTCGTCCAACGACACCTTCCCCACCGCCATGCACGTGGGCATCGCCATGCAGGCGCGCGACGTGCTGCTGCCGGGCCTGCGCAAGCTGCACGCGGCGCTCGAGGCGAAGAGCGAAGAGTTCAAGGACATCATCAAGATCGGCCGCACCCACACCCAAGACGCCACGCCGCTGACGCTGGGTCAGGAATTCGGTGGCTACGCGCATCAGGTGAAAAAGGGCATCGAGCGGGTCGAGGCCTGCCTTGGTGACATCTACGAGCTGGCGCAGGGCGGCACCGCCGTGGGCACCGGGCTCAACACCAAGAAAGGCTGGGCCGAGATGGTCGCCGCCAATATGGCGCAGATCACCGACCTGCCCTTCGTCACCGCGCCCAACAAGTTCGAGGCGCTCGCCGCGCATGATGCGATGGTGATGTTCTCGGGCGCGCTGAAGACCGTGGCCGCCTCGCTGTTCAAGATCGCCAACGACATGCGCCTGCTGGGCTCCGGCCCGCGCTCGGGCCTTGGCGAGTTGATCCTGCCGGAAAACGAGCCCGGCTCGTCGATCATGCCGGGCAAGGTGAACCCGACTCAGGCCGAGGCGCTGACCATGGTCTGCGCGCATGTGATGGGCAATGACGCCGCCGTCGGCATGGCCGGCAGCCAGGGCCACTTCGAGCTCAACGTCTACAACCCGATGATGAGCTACAACGTGCTGCAGTCGATGCAGCTGCTGGGCGACTCGGCCTCGGCCTTCACCGACAATATGGTCGTGGGCACGCAGGCGAACACCGCGCGCATCGACAAGCTGATGAAGGAATCGCTGATGCTGGTGACGGCGCTGGCGCCGACCATCGGCTATGACAACGCCACCAAGGTCGCCAAGACCGCGCATAAGAACGGCACCACGCTGAAGGAAGAGGCGATCGCCCTTGGCTTCGTCGACGAAAAGACCTTCGACGAGGTGGTGCGCCCCGAGAAGATGATCGGCCCGAAGGACTGA
- a CDS encoding DUF4169 family protein, with product MSNVVNLNRFRKSKARAEKCAQADENAVRHGLSKAEKKLEESRSDKAARSLEGHRLDTPDGTPEGDGTPEGDETSRS from the coding sequence ATGAGCAACGTCGTTAACCTCAACCGCTTCCGCAAATCCAAAGCCCGCGCCGAGAAATGCGCGCAGGCCGACGAGAACGCTGTGCGCCATGGTCTCAGCAAGGCCGAGAAGAAGCTCGAAGAAAGCCGCAGCGACAAGGCCGCGCGCAGCCTCGAAGGCCACCGGCTGGATACGCCCGATGGCACGCCCGAGGGCGATGGCACGCCCGAGGGCGACGAGACTTCCCGCTCATGA
- a CDS encoding adenylosuccinate lyase gives MTIKTLLTAAALVAAPMIAWADCSYHEQAKMTCAEGSAYDAESGTCKVISG, from the coding sequence ATGACGATCAAGACGCTGTTGACCGCCGCCGCCCTCGTGGCAGCCCCGATGATTGCCTGGGCCGATTGCAGCTATCACGAGCAGGCCAAGATGACCTGCGCGGAAGGCTCGGCTTATGACGCCGAGAGCGGCACCTGCAAGGTGATCTCTGGCTGA
- the purB gene encoding adenylosuccinate lyase: MIPRYARPEMTAIWEPATKFRIWYEIEAHACDAQAALGVIPKENAEAVWKANDVEFDVARIDEIEAVTKHDVIAFLTHLAEHVGSEEARFVHQGMTSSDVLDTCLNVQLVRAADILLDGVDKVLAALKKRAYEHKDTVRVGRSHGIHAEPTTMGLTFARFYAEMDRNKNRLEKAKWEIATGAISGAVGTFANIDPAVEEHVCEKLGLRPEPISTQVIPRDRHAMFFATLGVIASSIENIAIEIRHMQRTEVLEGAEFFSMGQKGSSAMPHKKNPVLTENLTGLARLVRMTVIPAMENVALWHERDISHSSVERGIGPDATITLDFALNRLAGVVDKMIIYPQNMLDNMNKFPGLVMSQRVLLALTQAGVSREDAYSMVQRNALKVWEERLDFRELLLADEEVVKALGVDGINEKFDMGYHTKHVDTIFRRVFGEG; the protein is encoded by the coding sequence ATGATCCCCCGCTATGCCCGCCCCGAGATGACCGCGATCTGGGAGCCCGCCACCAAGTTCCGCATCTGGTACGAGATCGAGGCCCATGCCTGCGACGCACAGGCCGCGCTGGGGGTCATCCCCAAGGAAAACGCCGAGGCCGTCTGGAAGGCAAATGACGTCGAGTTCGACGTCGCCCGCATCGACGAGATCGAAGCCGTCACCAAGCATGACGTCATCGCCTTCCTCACCCACCTCGCCGAGCATGTGGGCAGCGAAGAGGCGCGCTTCGTGCATCAGGGCATGACCTCTTCGGATGTGCTCGACACCTGCCTCAACGTGCAGCTGGTGCGCGCCGCCGACATCCTGCTGGACGGCGTCGACAAGGTGCTGGCCGCGCTGAAAAAGCGCGCCTACGAGCACAAGGATACCGTCCGCGTCGGCCGCAGCCACGGCATCCACGCCGAGCCCACCACCATGGGGCTGACCTTCGCGCGGTTCTACGCCGAGATGGACCGCAACAAGAACCGTCTCGAGAAGGCCAAATGGGAGATCGCCACCGGCGCGATCTCGGGCGCCGTCGGCACCTTCGCCAATATCGACCCGGCGGTTGAAGAGCACGTCTGCGAGAAGCTGGGCCTGCGCCCCGAGCCGATCTCGACGCAGGTGATCCCGCGCGACCGCCATGCCATGTTCTTTGCCACGCTCGGCGTCATCGCCTCTTCGATCGAGAACATCGCCATCGAGATCCGCCACATGCAGCGCACCGAGGTGCTGGAAGGCGCGGAGTTCTTCTCGATGGGCCAGAAAGGCTCGTCGGCGATGCCGCACAAAAAGAACCCGGTGCTGACCGAGAACCTCACCGGCCTCGCCCGCCTCGTGCGGATGACGGTGATCCCGGCGATGGAGAACGTGGCGCTCTGGCACGAGCGCGACATCTCGCACAGCTCGGTCGAGCGCGGCATCGGCCCCGATGCGACCATCACCCTCGATTTCGCGCTGAACCGTCTGGCCGGCGTCGTCGACAAGATGATCATCTACCCGCAGAACATGCTCGACAATATGAACAAGTTCCCGGGTCTGGTGATGTCGCAGCGCGTGCTGCTGGCGCTGACCCAAGCCGGTGTCAGCCGCGAGGACGCCTATTCCATGGTCCAGCGCAACGCGCTGAAAGTCTGGGAAGAGCGGCTTGATTTCCGCGAGCTGCTGCTGGCCGACGAAGAGGTGGTGAAAGCGCTCGGCGTCGACGGCATCAACGAAAAGTTCGACATGGGCTATCACACCAAACACGTGGACACGATCTTCCGCCGTGTGTTCGGCGAGGGCTGA